Proteins found in one Parasteatoda tepidariorum isolate YZ-2023 chromosome 7, CAS_Ptep_4.0, whole genome shotgun sequence genomic segment:
- the LOC107442265 gene encoding uncharacterized protein: MLLTYYLCISFVISMFSAAIGSRFPNRGFQISESERKGRVHDVKYTTTTVATTTIQATTTTNSTGGVLSNIWNKISNFFAPESTSTAATNETSHIELDPPFGSSIPMEKTAPIRQNVPVQQNDLTGPVAPINRGYYDQPIRVVPPEMRKGNVHHDIRRERKAVANDVVDEGGVIVDDEYFGKQRANEEVEKDIISNEVRRYA, encoded by the exons ATGTTGCTGACATATTACCTATGTATTTCTTTCGTTATAAGCATGTTTTCAGCTGCAATTGGATCACGCTTTCCAAATAGAG GTTTTCAGATAAGTGAATCAGAGAGAAAGGGTCGTGTACATGATGTGAAATATACGACCACTACTGTAGCTACAACAACGATTCAAGCTACAACGACAACTAACTCTACAGGAGGTGTACTTTCGAACATATGGAACAAAATATCGAACTTCTTTGCTCCTGAAAGCACTTCAACTGCCGCGACTAATGAAACGTCTCACATTGAGCTGGATCCTCCTTTTGGGTCAAGCATCCCGATGGAGAAAACTGCACCAATTAGACAGAATGTACCTGTTCAGCAAAATGACCTGACTGGACCTGTGGCTCCAATTAATCGCGGCTATTATGATCAACCTATTCGAGTGGTTCCACCAGAAATGAGAAAGGGGAACGTGCACCATGATATAAGACGTGAAAGAAAGGCAGTTGCTAATGATGTCGTTGACGAAG GTGGTGTGATAGTTGATGATGAGTACTTCGGAAAGCAGAGAGCAAACGAAGAAGtcgaaaaagatataatttctaACGAG GTTCGAAGATACGCCTAA